A window of Kribbella sp. NBC_00382 genomic DNA:
GATGTCGGGCTCGTCGTACTGCCCGATGTCGGCGGTGTACGTGCACGGGACCGCGCCCTTGTCGCGCATCCACGCGACCGCGACCGACGTGTCGAGCCCTCCGGAGAAGGCGATGCCGACCCGTTCGCCGACGGGCAGAGAGGTGATGACCTTGGACATGAGAATAAGTATGCATTGGTCTGCATGATCATGCAAGCCGGGTGGATAGGATGACCGGCATGCGCGCTGTTGTGATCCGCCAGTACGGCGTACTGCCGGTCGTCGAGGAAGTCGCTCCGCCGGTGGTCGAGCCGGGCGGGGTGGTGTTGAAGGTCGAGGCCACCGGGCTGTGCCGGAGCGACTGGCATGGGTGGCAGGGGCATGATCCCGACATCGTGCTGCCGCATGTGCCCGGGCATGAGCTGGCTGGGACGATCGCCGCCGTTGGGGCTGGGGTATCTGGCTGGGCGGTCGGGGATCGGGTGACGTCGCCGTTCATCTGCGCTTGTGGTTCTTGCGAGCAGTGTCTGGCTGGCAATCAGCAGGTCTGTCTTCGCCAGCTGCAGCCAGGCTTCAACTACTGGGGATCTTTCGCCGAGTACGTCGCTCTGCCGTTCGCAGCCGTGAACCTCATCCGCCTGCCCGACTCGCTGGACTTCGGTACTGCGGCTGGGTTGGGGTGCCGCTTCGCCACCTCCTTCCGCGCAATCCGCCAGGTCGGGCGGGTGGTCGCCGGGGAGAGCGTGGTGGTGTTCGGGTGTGGCGGGGTGGGGTTGTCCGCGGTGATGATCGCGGCCGGGGTTGGCGCCCGGGTCATCGCCGTCGACACAAACCCCGCCGCTCTGGAGCTGGCCCGCTCCTACGGTGCCGCTCATGTGGTGCTGTCGTCGGCTGACGTAGTACCGGAGTTGTTGGACCTAACTGATGGTGGGGCGCAGGTGACGATGGACGCCCTCGGGTCCGCTGCCATCGTCCAATCAGCATTGGCCGCCTTGCGGCCGCGAGGACGGCACATCCAGGTGGGCTTGTTGCCAGGCGGCGTCCAGCTCGATGTGGGCCGGTTGATCGGCCAGGAGCTGGAATGGCTAGGCAGCCACGGCATGCCCGCCCACGCCTACCCCGAGATGCTCGCCCTCGTTGCCTCCGGCAACCTAGCCCCCGAGAAGTTGATCACCCGCACAATCACCCTCGACGAAACCCCCGCAGCCCTAGCCGCCCTAACCAACGGCACCCCAGCCGGCGTCACCGTCATCACCCCCTGACCCCCTGACCCGCTGACCCCCTGACGCCCCTGCCCCGCCGCCCCTCGCCGTCCGCCCGCTCGGTCGGCATCTCGGGGGTTAACTCCTCAATTGGTGGGTTGCCACCTGGTATTCAAGGGTGGCAACCCACAGTCTGAGGGGTTAACCCCCGAAATGGCGGGGAGGCCTTCGCTGGAGGGCGGAGGGATGGAGGGGGGCGGGTTAGAGGCGGATTAGGTAGACCGTTGGGGGGCGGCCGGTTCGGCCGTGTTGTTGGCTGCCTATGGGGTCGGCTAGGCCGGCTCGTTCCAAGCGTTTGAGGACTCGGCGGGCGGTGCGGAGTTGGACTGCTAGGTGTTCTGCGACGTCTTGGGTGGTTAGGCCGTCGGGGAGGGTGGCTACCAGCTCGCGCATGCGGGAGAGGG
This region includes:
- a CDS encoding zinc-binding dehydrogenase gives rise to the protein MRAVVIRQYGVLPVVEEVAPPVVEPGGVVLKVEATGLCRSDWHGWQGHDPDIVLPHVPGHELAGTIAAVGAGVSGWAVGDRVTSPFICACGSCEQCLAGNQQVCLRQLQPGFNYWGSFAEYVALPFAAVNLIRLPDSLDFGTAAGLGCRFATSFRAIRQVGRVVAGESVVVFGCGGVGLSAVMIAAGVGARVIAVDTNPAALELARSYGAAHVVLSSADVVPELLDLTDGGAQVTMDALGSAAIVQSALAALRPRGRHIQVGLLPGGVQLDVGRLIGQELEWLGSHGMPAHAYPEMLALVASGNLAPEKLITRTITLDETPAALAALTNGTPAGVTVITP